The proteins below are encoded in one region of Lactuca sativa cultivar Salinas chromosome 3, Lsat_Salinas_v11, whole genome shotgun sequence:
- the LOC111876886 gene encoding uncharacterized protein LOC111876886, giving the protein MRLQFSCPNNDFEDTKSFVDWILKIGKGTIDGPNDGEVEVEFPEDVIVPSTGDHIHSIVSCIYSSFQNHLDDPSYFQDKAIFVPTNEEVDAINNYMLELMKDEGKTYLSSDSLCETEAEDSFEESVYSADVLNAFKASRIPNNKLILKKGVPV; this is encoded by the coding sequence ATGAGGCTTCAGTTCAGTTGTCCAAACAATGATTTCGAAGATACAAAATCATTTGTTGATTGGATTCTTAAAATTGGTAAAGGTACTATCGATGGTCCTAATGATGGTGAAGTTGAAGTTGAATTTCCAGAAGATGTGATCGTTCCCTCTACGGGTGACCATATTCATTCAATTGTATCCTGCATTTATTCATCTTTTCAGAACCATCTCGATGATCCATCGTATTTTCAAGATAAAGCTATTTTTGTCCCTACCAATGAAGAAGTTGATGCTATCAACAACTACATGTTAGAATTGATGAAAGATGAAGGGAAAACATATCTGAGTTCAGATTCCTTATGTGAGACCGAGGCAGAAGATTCTTTTGAGGAATCAGTATACTCTGCGGATGTGTTGAACGCTTTTAAGGCCTCCAGAATTCCCAACAATAAACTTATACTAAAAAAAGGTGTCCCGGTTTGA